The genomic window TGAGGGGAATTTAAACCCACATACCTCTCAAGAGAGAAATTCTATTATATTAACCCTTCACGCAATTTAAATGTTTTGTTATAACTTTGCAACTATTTTATTAACACACAAACAACTAAATTCTACTAAAAAACCACAAAAAACCATAAACAATATATTTCAAAAAAATTAGAATAGGAATTTTCTAATTTTGTAAAATCGCCAAAAGGGTGTATAATCGCAACAAAGAAAAGCTAAATATAAAAATAACATAGAATTAGAAATAATGAAATAAATTTCAATAATTTATTAACCACGAAAAACTTTTCTTAATTTAATTACCAAACCGGGGAGTAAAAAAAGGGAGGAGTTACAAATGAAAGAATACCTAGAAAGAACGCAAGAAGAATACGTCGATCGGATAATCGAAAGGGTAATAGTAAAAAACCCTGGAGAAACTGAATTTCATCAAGCAGTTAGAGAAGTTCTCGAATCTATAAGACCTTTCATAGAAGCGCATCCAGAATACGAAGAAAATGCTATATTAGAAAGGTTAACTGAACCAGAAAGGCAGGTATATTTCAGAGTACCTTGGACGGACGATAAAGGAAGAATCCGTGTGAACAGAGGATATAGAATCGAATTTAACTCCGCATTGGGGCCATATAAAGGAGGATTACGATTCCATCCAACAGTGTATCCAGGTATTATGAAATTTCTCGCATTCGAACAAACATTCAAAAATGCATTAACAGGAAGGCCGATAGGTGGTGGAAAAGGCGGTAGTGATTTTGATCCAAAAGGAAAATCAGACGCTGAAGTCATGAGATTCTGTCAAAGCTTCATGACCGAACTTTACAGACATATCGGTGAAAAAACAGACATTCCAGCCGGAGACATAGGAGTAGGTGCCAGAGAAATAGGATATTTATTTGGACAATACAAAAGAATAACAAACAAATTTGAAGCAGGTGCTCTCACAGGAAAAGGCATAAACTGGGGAGGAAGTTTATTAAGAACAGAAGCAACAGGATATGGCTTAGTTTACATTGTAAATGAAGTACTAAAAGATCAAGGGGAATCTTTTGAAGGAAAAAAAGTTGTAATATCAGGTTCGGGAAACGCAGCAATTTATGCTGCTCAAAAAGCAATAGAACTAGGAGCAATAGTTATAGCAATGAGTGATTCAGATGGAGCTGTATATGACCCACAAGGAATAGATCTAGATACAGTAATTGAAATAAAAGAAGGAAGAAGAGGAAGAATAGTAGAATACCTAGAAGTTCATCCGAACGCTGATTATGAAAATAAAAGTAAAAACATCTGGAAATTAGACTGCGATATAGCCCTACCATGTGCAACTCAAAATGAAATAGATATAGACGAAGCAAAAGAACTCGTAAAAAACGGAGTAAAGATCGTTGGGGAAGGAGCTAACATGCCGAGCACATTAGAGGCTATTGAATACTTTCAAATAAACAATGTAGTACTCATACCAGCGAAAGCTGCCAATGCAGGAGGAGTTGCAACTTCTGCACTTGAAATGTCTCAAAACGCCATGTGGGATTCCTGGACCTTTGAAGAAGTTGACAAAAAATTGAAGGAAATAATGACAAACATATATCAAAACATAAAAATAACTGCAAAAGAATACAACAAAGAAGATGACTTAGTCTTTGGAGCTAACGTAGTTGGATTCCAAAAAGTTGCCAATGCAATGATATCTCAAGGTTTGGTGTAAAATTCTCGGAAGAAGAGTATAATAGAATTCCCCTTCTGTGAAGGGGAATTAACCGACTACCCCGTCTGCAGCACAAAACGCTGCATCCACCCCTTCGAGGAAGGGGAATTAAACCTGATATTGGAGGTAATGCTTTATATCCAAATCAACAATGTCAAACGCATTTTTGATTTTATTAGAGTATTCTAGGTTTAAAGGATGTTCTATTCGTGTGGATAATACGGTTTCAATATTTAGAGTGTTTGCGATATCATATATTTTTTTGAGGTTTGTTAATCCACCAACTTTTGTTATATCAACTACAATTCCATTTGTTATTTCTGATAATCTTAATATGTCTTCTGATTGTTCTATTGATTCATCCCAGTATATGGGATAACCTACTTCGGTGTTTTTTAATATACTTTCTTTGTTTTTCGCTAGTGGTTGCTCTAAGGCAACCACATTATAATTTTTTAATTGATTCAATACTTGTTTTAATTCATGGTAATTTAGTAACCCGTTAAAATCGATCCATAGTTTTGTATTTCTAAATATCTTTAGTGTGTCTTTTATATCTAATTCTGAAGGTTTTTCTAAATATTCTATTTTGATTATTTGATTATTTTTTTGTATATTATTAACTACATCAAAGAGATTTACATCTTTTTTCCAAAAGACTCTAAATAAAGTTTCTTGGAATTGATTATTATTTGAAGGAAAGAGAAGGTTTGTTATTTCAAAATTATACTTATTGTTTATGTAATTATATATAGCTAAATAGATAGCAGTTTTTGAAGTATTGTCTTTTTTTATTTTTTCATTTACTTTTTTTTCAATATCGGGGATGTTTTCAATGTTTTCAGTATTTTCAATTAGATCTCTTAATAGTTCTAGAATAGCCATGGTTGTTTTAAATGTTTCTCCATAAAAAGGATCGGGAGTAGCTGCTCCTACTCCGTAGTTTCCATTTTTATCAACTATTTTAAAAAGGGCATGTTCTTGCCATTCTATGTTTAAATTTTTTAATAGGGTTCTTTCTTGCCAATAATATACGTCTCGTATTCTTTCTTTCATAATTTTCCTTTCTTAAAATATTCCCAGCATTAGTATTAACCATAAAAGAGAAGTTATAATTGCGTATGTTGGAGAGAAAATCATTTCTTTAAAATTTTTTTCTTTTACAAATAATAATTTATATGCGATTCCTGCTCCAATAGCTATTAGAACCCATAAGTATTGCTGGGCTAAGATGAATATAAATATAGCTAACCTTTCTGAAGCACCTATCGTATCTTTTTCTTCTTTTTTAAGTACATTGAAAGTCCTAAAAAGGAAACTTCCAAAACTAGTTGCTACAACCATTCCTACTATATATAGTTGAAATACATTTGATAAAAATGAATTTAGAAATAAGTTCCTGAAAACATAAGAAATAAGAAAAAAGATGCCTAAGAAGATCAGCTCAATATAAAAGTTAGCTTTTTGTTTTTTTATTCTGTAAATATCAATTCCTGTATGTAATAAAAGAGAGCCTATTACCACTAAAGCTGCCCATCCATTTAACATATCAAAATTAAAAGCAAGAAATACCAAAAGAAACCATATTATGTGCTTATAATAGTCTGATTTATCTAAAAATTTTTCTGAATAGACATTGGTGAACGCATAGTCTGATACAAAATGACTTAGAAATATATTGATTGGAAACATTATTTACCTCCAATATTTTATTCTTCCCAATATTTTTTTTCGACAATTTTTAACCTTGAAAAGTCTCCTTTTTTCCTTCCAACTTTAGCACATGGTTTTCCATCTACTTCTACTATGTCTGCAGTGAAATCTACTTTTTCTTTCATCAAAGATGATCCCACCCCGTAAAGATCTACAGGAACATCTAGCGTTTCGAATAGATCTATTTTTTCTTCGTTGAAACCTCCCGAAACCATTATTTTTAATTCATTCATCCCTAGTTCGTCAAATTTCTTTCTTGCTCTCCAAACCATTTCAGGATTTACACCCAAAGAGGATTTATCTTTTGGAATTACTGATTTATCCCTAAGAGAACCTGAAGTATCAAATCTTACAGCCCATATTTTATCTTTTCCCTTACCAATTATTTTTGACAGATCTTTGTTTTCTATATTCGGCTCTTTGTTATATAAATATTTATAAAAATCTTTAGCAACTTTTATGGTTGTTCCAATTACATCGTTGTCCCAGTCTACTAGTACCATCCGGTTAACATGCCCATCGATGTAATTGTTAAAGGCAATTGAAGCTGCGGATGTACTTCCGTTGTATGCAGCAATTAGGGCATGTGGTATAGTACCTAAAGATTCAACACCCCAATAGTCCGCATTAGCATCCGTTGAAACTCCGAAAGCACCGGCTTTTAAAGCGGCATATCCGTCAGTCGTTTGAACCCAAAAGTGATCAAATCTGGCGCTGAAAAATAAAATAGGTTTTCCTTTTGACACTTTTACAACTTTTTTTACCGCAGTAGCCGTACTTGTGGCTCTAGCCATCACACCTAGAAGCATCGTTTCTAAATGACCAAAAAAAGCCGGATTTCCTTTTATTACAAAAACAGGTTCCATCTTTTTAGCTTCATCCCCATCATATAAGGCAAGAACTTCAATTTCATTCCATTTGTCAACCCAGTAACTATTTAATAGCATTCTTAGATCCCATTTTTTAGATGTGCACTTTAGTAAATCTTCTTTATCCATTCGTGTAGAAGCATCTTGAAGGGATTTTTCTATCTTTAATATTTCGTCGAAAGTTTCTTGTGCTTTACTTTCATCTTTGTAGTATCCAGTTCCATATCTTAAAAGGGCTAAAGCTTCATCTATTCCCACAACGACACAGTCTTTTCTAGGGAAAAATTGGTATGTTACGTTAACTTTCCTTTTGTCTTTTTTTAGAACTTCAACATATCTAGTAAAATATTTGTCGGTATAATATCCCATTCTTATTTTGTCAATCGGCACTTTAAATAATTTTGGATGAAGTCTGGTGTGAGGTTCAATTTGATTCAAAATGTTCACCTTCTTTTTTCTATATTTAATAAGTATTGTTTCCAGTCTATCCCTGCGCTGAAACCTCCTAAGCTGCCATCACTTTTTATTACCCTATGACATGGAATTATTATCGGTAATGGGTTGTTTTTCATAAGTACACCAACTGCTCTAGATGCTTTTGAATTTCCCGCTTTTAAAGCCAATTCTTTGTAAGTTATGGTGTTTCCCTTTTGCATTTTATATAACTCTTCGTATACATTCTTTGCAAATTTTGTTTTCCCTGGAAAATTAAAAAAAATTTCAGGAATCCTCTTTAGATTCCCAAATAGGTATGAATATATTATATCAAAATATTTTTTGGTTTTAGAATCAAAAGTGTTTTCTAAATGTTGAGATACTAACTCGATTTTTTTTATTTTATTATTTTCTATTTGTATAACAATACTTCCCACTTTTGTGTCTAGAACTACGTTCATCTTTCTAACTCCTTAAAATCCACAGGGACTAGGTAAGTTATTCCTTCTCTCATAGTTATCCCATAGAAAATTTCTGCTATTTCCATAACTATTTTGTTATGGGTAATTATTAGAAATTGTGATTTTTTTGAATTTTCTAATATCAAATCAGCTATTTTTGAAGCGTTTAAATCATCAAGCGGGGCATCTATTTCATCTAATATGTAAAAAGGACTTGGATTGAGACTCATTATGGCAAATAAAAAGGCTATAGCTATTAACGCCTTTTCACCCCCAGAAAATAACGAAAGTTTTTGAAAGTTGCTTCCTGCTTTTTTAACGGAAATCTGAATCCCCTTCTCAAAATTTTTCCCTTCTCCATCTAACTTTAACTCTCCATAACCATTTGGAAAGAGTTTGGATATGAATTGAGAAAATTCTTGATTTAAACTGTTAAAGAAAGCATTAAATTGATTTTCAGCTTCTTCATCAAGCGTTTTTATTGTTTTTTTAAGCGAGTTTATAGAACTTAATATATCTTCTTTATTTTTAAGATTTTCTTTATATTCTTTCTCTACCTCTTCATATTCATCTAAAACCGTTAAATCAACAGATCCAAGCTTTTTTAACGAATTTTCTAAATCGTTTAGTTTGTTCTCCAATGCTTTAATCTCATTATTTGGTAATTCTTTTAGTTCATACTCATTTTCTATAATATCCAAATTTTGTGCTTTTTCTTTTAAAAATTCTATGTTATGGTTTGTTTCTTTTATTTCAAACTCTATTTCTTGATTTTTTTGTTTGATAGAGTTTACTTTTTCTTTTAATTGATTTATTTGATTTTCATACTTTTCTAAATCTTTTGATTTGTCGTGTTTTCCTGTTCTACTTTGTTTCATCATATCAAATAATTTAGAAATTTCGCTATTTAGTGTTTCACTTTCTTCTGAAAGATCTTCAATAGATTTTTTTATCTCCACATTTTTTTCTTTTAAATTTTTATGGATTTTTTCTGTTTCTTCTAGATTTATCTTTGTTTCTTTCAACTCTTTTTCAATATTTATTTTTTGGTTTTTATAGTATTCGTACTTTTCTTTGACACTTTTTAATTCCATTGATTTTTCTAAAAGCTCTTTCTCTATTTGATTTAAATTATTTTTGCTTTTTTGAACTTCTTCTTTTAAATCGTTTATTTTTTTAGTAATTTGTGAAGTTTCTTGAGTATTGTTTTGCCTTTCCTGTTTTATCAACATTATATTTTTGGCTATATCTTCATTTTCTTGTTCGTAACCAAATTTTTTCTCAGTATATTGAGCTATATTATTTTCCAGATTTTTTACTTCTTCTTTTATCTTTTTGTAGTCGAAGTTGTGAATATTCTTTTTGGAAGTTATTTCTCTTAACTCATCTTTTATACTTTCTACTTTTTCCTTTCGTTTAATTAATTCTTCTTTCCATTTTTTAAACTCGTTCTCTTTTGTATTTAATTGTTCTTTTATCGATTGTAATTGTTGGTTTATATCTTCTAATTCTCTTTTCCTTTTTAATATAGTGGAAGAGTGATCGTATTTTGATTTTCCCCCTGTTATAGCTCCTGAAGAGTAAACCAATTCCCCGCCAAGAGTTACTATGTTTCCTGGATAATTGATTTTTGATAACTTTATAGCCGTTTCAATGTCAACAACCAAAAGGGAGTTAGAAAAAACATACTCCATAACTTTTTTGTATTCATTGTTATAATTCACTATGTTTATAACAAAATCTATAGTACCGGGTTCATTTAAGAATGATTTTTGTAAACTTACTCTGATTTTTAGTAAATCTAGTGGTAGAAAAGTTATCTTCCCATTGTTATTCTTTTTTATAACATTTAAATAATCTTTTGCTTTAGAAGATTCTTTTATTACTATATTTTGAAGTCTTGCTCCTGCAATAGTAGATACAGCTTCTTCATATTTTTCGTCAGTTTCTATCAAGTTTGCAACTACATCAACAACGTTGGGATCATTGTTGAAATATTTAAAAAAATCTTTTATGGTTGATGAGTATCCTTCATATTCGTTTATTTGTCTATCAAGTGATTGGTGTGTGTAATAGAGATTTTTTTCTTTTTGCTGTAATGAGTCAATTTCTATCGTTAGGGTTCTACAATAATTTTCAATCTTTTTTACTTTTTCCATTTCTTCCTTTAAGGACGTTTCAATTTTTTTTTCGCTTCCTTCGGATTTAGCTAAAATTTCTTCAACTTCTTCTAATTTTTGAGAATTTTTTTCGAGTTGTGATTTTAATGATTCAATCTGTTCATCTAGAAGGCTTATTCTTTCTTCGTTGGTTATGTGCTTTTTTTCAAGTTCTTTAAACTTATTTTCATCAACTAAATTTTTCTTAATTATATTTTGTAATTGATATTCTAATTCTTTAATCGTTCTTTCTTTTATATTTAAATCTTCTAAGATCTTGTTTTTTTTATCATCTATTGAGTTTGTCTTTTGTTCATTTGTTTCTTTTTCTTTTCTAAACTTTTCTTCTTGGATTGTAATCTGCCGAAGTTGTTCTTCAAGGTTCTCTATTTTTTCTTTTAGAGAGTTCATTTCCCATTGCTTACTTAACATCGATGAATTGTTTGAGTTTAATTCTTCTGTTAGCTGGACCTTTTCAGTTTCAATACTTCTGAGCCTTTGACGATAATTTTCTATCATATCTCCGTTTAGAGATAGTTGTTTATCAACACTTTCTATTTCGTCTTTGAGACTTCTGTAACTTCTTTCTATATCAAAAAGATTAGACAATAACTCTTTGATCTTTTGAGAGTTATTTTCTTTTTCTTGTTCGAGTGTTTCTATTCCTTTTAAATATTTAACTTTTGTGGCTCCAAAGTATTTTTTACCTATTCTTTTAATTTCTTCTTTATATTCTATATGCTTTTTTGCCCTTCCAGCTCTAATTGAAAGTGATTTTAATCTTTTGTCAATAACGAATAACAGGTCGTTTATTCTTTCAAGGTTTTCGTTTGCTTTGTCGAGAAGGCTGATGGATCTTTCTTTCTTTTCTAAATATCCTGCGATGTTAGAAGCATCTAGCACAACATCTCTGATACTTTCTGGAGAGGAGTTTACAATTTCTCCTATTTGGCCTTGCCCTATAATAGAATAAAAACTTTTTCCCGCGCCTTTGTTGAAAAGATTTTGTAACTCTTTGAGTGTCGATACTTTATTATTTATATAATATTTGTTAGAAGAGTCTTTTTCCATAATTTTTGTTATTTTAATTTTTTCGCTTTTTTCATTCTCAACAACTAACGAAACTTTTGCAACAGAAGAAGAATCACTTCCGTTACTGCCTATATGAAGAACATCATCTTTTTCTGATATTCTAATTCTCTTTTGAGATTGCTCACCCAATAGCCATCTTATTGCATCGACTATATTCGATTTTCCTGATCCATTAGGCCCTATTATGGCTATGACGTTTTTGTCTAGATTGAAAAAAGTCCTTTTTCCAAAACTTTTAAATCCCTCTATCTCTAGAGATAAAAGTTTCAATGTTAAACTCCTCCAGATTGTTCGATGCTTTTTATCCTTTTTTCTATGGTTTTTGCTACTTCACTAATCTTATCACCTTTTTTCAGTTTCCTATACATTAGTCCTATTACCGTCATATCTAGATAAGCAAACCATCTTGGAGAGCCATTTTTTTGACTTTGATTTCTTAAAAGATAACTAGGATGAAAAGTTGGAAATATCTTTATTTCTCCGTACCAATCAAAGAATCTCCCTCTTGATTGAGTGATTTTATTTTCTCCTGTAAAATAGTTCAAGGGGGTGTTTCCTAACGTTACTATAATTTTGGGCTGGATAACTATTATCTGAGCATCCAAATACGATTGGCAACTTTTGACTTCTTCTTCAGTGGGAACTCTATTTTGTGGCGGACGGCATTTTACAATGTTTGTTATAAAAACGTCTTTTCTTTCTATCTTTGCCTTTTCTTGAAGCATTTTTTCAAGCAGTTGTCCCGCTCTTCCAACAAAAGGTTCTCCCATTGCATCTTCATCAGCACCAGGCCCTTCTCCAACAAACATTATTGGAGATTCAACATTTCCTGAACCCGGAACAGTATTCGTTCTTGTAAGATATAAAGGGCATTTTTCACACTTTTCTATTCTTTTGGCAATCATTTCAATTGAATTTTGCTTATCTTTGTCTCCGTATAGTAACATTTTTAATTCCTCCTGATTTTTTTACATCAAACCAAATTCAAACCCTTCATCACCATAGGATATGTTCTTGTCAGGAATATAGTTTATGAAGAAAGAGATCTGAAAAGAATCAATTTTTGGTTCAGGTAAAACTGCAAATTTAGATCTAATGTTTAAAGTCCAACATACTATCTTTTTTTGGATTTCAAACTCAGAAAACGTCCATGAACTATCGATGAGATCGTAGTTAAAAGATATTGATGCAAACTCGCTTTTATCCCTGTTTTTTAAGTCAAAACCCGTTTTTAAATACTCTGAAACTTTGTACGTTTGATCTAGTCCAAAAGAATATTGTGAGTTTTTTTCCAAGAAATTAATTTCCAAATCGTATAAGGTGTATTCTTCTTTCATATCAAAATCTCCAAATATCTTATGTCCATCATAATAAAATGTATAATTGGTGTAAATTTCTGGGATTTTTTGCTTGAGAGTTTCTTTATGTGTATAGTAATCATAGTCTATTCTTAATCGATTTCTATTGTATCGAAAAATTTCTCTGTTTTCAATATATTCAACTTTTATTTCTTCCTGATGATCATAGTCAAATTCGCTTCTATGAGTGAAATTACCTATAACGTTATTTATTTTTACATTTGTATTATCTGGGATTATGCTATCAGGATTAGACACATCAAATTTTGTCCTTGTTTGAATTGTATTTTGTGTAGAAAATACGTTCAAACCGGTT from Petrotoga sp. 9PW.55.5.1 includes these protein-coding regions:
- the gdhA gene encoding NADP-specific glutamate dehydrogenase, which produces MKEYLERTQEEYVDRIIERVIVKNPGETEFHQAVREVLESIRPFIEAHPEYEENAILERLTEPERQVYFRVPWTDDKGRIRVNRGYRIEFNSALGPYKGGLRFHPTVYPGIMKFLAFEQTFKNALTGRPIGGGKGGSDFDPKGKSDAEVMRFCQSFMTELYRHIGEKTDIPAGDIGVGAREIGYLFGQYKRITNKFEAGALTGKGINWGGSLLRTEATGYGLVYIVNEVLKDQGESFEGKKVVISGSGNAAIYAAQKAIELGAIVIAMSDSDGAVYDPQGIDLDTVIEIKEGRRGRIVEYLEVHPNADYENKSKNIWKLDCDIALPCATQNEIDIDEAKELVKNGVKIVGEGANMPSTLEAIEYFQINNVVLIPAKAANAGGVATSALEMSQNAMWDSWTFEEVDKKLKEIMTNIYQNIKITAKEYNKEDDLVFGANVVGFQKVANAMISQGLV
- a CDS encoding enolase C-terminal domain-like protein gives rise to the protein MKERIRDVYYWQERTLLKNLNIEWQEHALFKIVDKNGNYGVGAATPDPFYGETFKTTMAILELLRDLIENTENIENIPDIEKKVNEKIKKDNTSKTAIYLAIYNYINNKYNFEITNLLFPSNNNQFQETLFRVFWKKDVNLFDVVNNIQKNNQIIKIEYLEKPSELDIKDTLKIFRNTKLWIDFNGLLNYHELKQVLNQLKNYNVVALEQPLAKNKESILKNTEVGYPIYWDESIEQSEDILRLSEITNGIVVDITKVGGLTNLKKIYDIANTLNIETVLSTRIEHPLNLEYSNKIKNAFDIVDLDIKHYLQYQV
- a CDS encoding nicotinate phosphoribosyltransferase, which gives rise to MGYYTDKYFTRYVEVLKKDKRKVNVTYQFFPRKDCVVVGIDEALALLRYGTGYYKDESKAQETFDEILKIEKSLQDASTRMDKEDLLKCTSKKWDLRMLLNSYWVDKWNEIEVLALYDGDEAKKMEPVFVIKGNPAFFGHLETMLLGVMARATSTATAVKKVVKVSKGKPILFFSARFDHFWVQTTDGYAALKAGAFGVSTDANADYWGVESLGTIPHALIAAYNGSTSAASIAFNNYIDGHVNRMVLVDWDNDVIGTTIKVAKDFYKYLYNKEPNIENKDLSKIIGKGKDKIWAVRFDTSGSLRDKSVIPKDKSSLGVNPEMVWRARKKFDELGMNELKIMVSGGFNEEKIDLFETLDVPVDLYGVGSSLMKEKVDFTADIVEVDGKPCAKVGRKKGDFSRLKIVEKKYWEE
- a CDS encoding methylated-DNA--[protein]-cysteine S-methyltransferase; this translates as MNVVLDTKVGSIVIQIENNKIKKIELVSQHLENTFDSKTKKYFDIIYSYLFGNLKRIPEIFFNFPGKTKFAKNVYEELYKMQKGNTITYKELALKAGNSKASRAVGVLMKNNPLPIIIPCHRVIKSDGSLGGFSAGIDWKQYLLNIEKRR
- the smc gene encoding chromosome segregation protein SMC; translated protein: MKLLSLEIEGFKSFGKRTFFNLDKNVIAIIGPNGSGKSNIVDAIRWLLGEQSQKRIRISEKDDVLHIGSNGSDSSSVAKVSLVVENEKSEKIKITKIMEKDSSNKYYINNKVSTLKELQNLFNKGAGKSFYSIIGQGQIGEIVNSSPESIRDVVLDASNIAGYLEKKERSISLLDKANENLERINDLLFVIDKRLKSLSIRAGRAKKHIEYKEEIKRIGKKYFGATKVKYLKGIETLEQEKENNSQKIKELLSNLFDIERSYRSLKDEIESVDKQLSLNGDMIENYRQRLRSIETEKVQLTEELNSNNSSMLSKQWEMNSLKEKIENLEEQLRQITIQEEKFRKEKETNEQKTNSIDDKKNKILEDLNIKERTIKELEYQLQNIIKKNLVDENKFKELEKKHITNEERISLLDEQIESLKSQLEKNSQKLEEVEEILAKSEGSEKKIETSLKEEMEKVKKIENYCRTLTIEIDSLQQKEKNLYYTHQSLDRQINEYEGYSSTIKDFFKYFNNDPNVVDVVANLIETDEKYEEAVSTIAGARLQNIVIKESSKAKDYLNVIKKNNNGKITFLPLDLLKIRVSLQKSFLNEPGTIDFVINIVNYNNEYKKVMEYVFSNSLLVVDIETAIKLSKINYPGNIVTLGGELVYSSGAITGGKSKYDHSSTILKRKRELEDINQQLQSIKEQLNTKENEFKKWKEELIKRKEKVESIKDELREITSKKNIHNFDYKKIKEEVKNLENNIAQYTEKKFGYEQENEDIAKNIMLIKQERQNNTQETSQITKKINDLKEEVQKSKNNLNQIEKELLEKSMELKSVKEKYEYYKNQKINIEKELKETKINLEETEKIHKNLKEKNVEIKKSIEDLSEESETLNSEISKLFDMMKQSRTGKHDKSKDLEKYENQINQLKEKVNSIKQKNQEIEFEIKETNHNIEFLKEKAQNLDIIENEYELKELPNNEIKALENKLNDLENSLKKLGSVDLTVLDEYEEVEKEYKENLKNKEDILSSINSLKKTIKTLDEEAENQFNAFFNSLNQEFSQFISKLFPNGYGELKLDGEGKNFEKGIQISVKKAGSNFQKLSLFSGGEKALIAIAFLFAIMSLNPSPFYILDEIDAPLDDLNASKIADLILENSKKSQFLIITHNKIVMEIAEIFYGITMREGITYLVPVDFKELER
- a CDS encoding uracil-DNA glycosylase family protein encodes the protein MLLYGDKDKQNSIEMIAKRIEKCEKCPLYLTRTNTVPGSGNVESPIMFVGEGPGADEDAMGEPFVGRAGQLLEKMLQEKAKIERKDVFITNIVKCRPPQNRVPTEEEVKSCQSYLDAQIIVIQPKIIVTLGNTPLNYFTGENKITQSRGRFFDWYGEIKIFPTFHPSYLLRNQSQKNGSPRWFAYLDMTVIGLMYRKLKKGDKISEVAKTIEKRIKSIEQSGGV